From the Pseudomonas baltica genome, one window contains:
- a CDS encoding thermostable hemolysin has protein sequence MYMIRHFYRGRPGYRCLQEAVRGHYLKHYGATPEPAPDLFLCLTEADGAAPGYACLGITYGDTGKLFSEYYLDQSLDRTYGLERSRIVELGALASFRTGSGAGKYLLNAAIKTLMLHNYGLVVCTATGAVRQILDQIVTNLDDLGRAEHSRVRDPHVNWGTYYDQGPRVVASQLEPSAFWAHLPCGLIRSRHFAVAASV, from the coding sequence ATGTACATGATCCGCCATTTCTATCGGGGCCGGCCTGGCTACCGATGCTTGCAGGAGGCGGTGCGGGGGCACTACCTCAAACATTATGGAGCGACGCCGGAACCGGCGCCGGATCTGTTCCTGTGCTTGACCGAGGCCGATGGTGCTGCACCGGGGTATGCTTGCCTGGGCATCACCTATGGCGATACGGGCAAGCTGTTCAGCGAGTATTACCTCGATCAATCGCTGGACCGGACCTACGGCCTGGAGCGCTCGCGTATTGTCGAGCTGGGTGCCTTGGCGTCATTTCGCACTGGCAGTGGTGCTGGCAAGTACTTGCTCAACGCGGCGATCAAGACCCTGATGCTGCACAACTATGGGCTGGTCGTGTGCACGGCTACCGGGGCGGTAAGGCAGATCCTCGATCAGATCGTGACCAATCTGGACGACCTGGGGCGCGCCGAGCACAGCCGCGTCAGAGATCCGCACGTCAATTGGGGGACCTATTACGACCAAGGTCCACGGGTGGTGGCATCGCAACTTGAGCCGTCGGCCTTCTGGGCGCATCTGCCGTGCGGCTTGATCCGGTCTCGCCACTTTGCCGTTGCGGCATCCGTCTAA
- a CDS encoding multidrug effflux MFS transporter, whose amino-acid sequence MDSNKRYENFIVFLAPLINSVGGIAIDLYAPSIPSIGRELAASPALMQNTITLTLICYAIGQLFFGILADARGRRPAVLLGLTLFLAGSVMAAMSGSIALLLVARALQGFAIGACQVVARAVLVDTVKGPRFAVAIIYLSLAFGLGPVLAPYVGGAIEVHLGWRYNFVLYAVYGLVVLAFVLAGLKESLAPAQRRSPLQTLAGYGAILGDARFRSSVTLLGASFSAFLLWNVIGPYIVQDRLGHSAQYFGTTALGVGACYLTGTLLNRFLIRVVTSDTLMWAGTLMFVAGAGVIASSADELNLPRVLAGIMLIAFAQGFIFSNAMARSMSLFPDRAGVAASLQGCLMLAFGSAASALASVLPLHTNLAIGGVFGVLFLVSLTGMVSLGRTRLADSPGFGT is encoded by the coding sequence ATGGATAGCAACAAGCGTTACGAGAACTTCATCGTGTTCCTCGCGCCACTGATCAACAGCGTTGGCGGGATTGCCATTGATCTGTATGCGCCGAGTATTCCTTCCATTGGCCGGGAGTTGGCAGCCAGCCCGGCACTGATGCAAAACACCATCACCCTCACGTTGATCTGTTACGCCATCGGGCAACTGTTTTTCGGCATCCTGGCGGACGCCAGGGGCCGCCGGCCTGCGGTATTGCTCGGGTTGACGCTATTTCTTGCGGGCAGTGTCATGGCGGCGATGTCCGGGTCCATTGCCCTGCTGTTGGTGGCCCGAGCATTACAGGGCTTTGCCATTGGCGCCTGCCAGGTCGTTGCCCGCGCGGTATTGGTGGACACCGTCAAAGGCCCGCGATTCGCCGTGGCGATCATCTATCTGAGCCTGGCCTTCGGGTTGGGCCCGGTGCTGGCGCCCTACGTGGGGGGCGCGATCGAGGTGCATCTGGGGTGGCGCTACAACTTCGTGCTCTATGCGGTTTATGGGCTGGTGGTATTGGCGTTTGTCCTGGCCGGGCTCAAGGAGTCGTTGGCCCCTGCGCAGCGAAGGAGCCCATTGCAGACCCTGGCCGGTTACGGTGCGATTCTGGGGGATGCGCGCTTTCGCTCGTCGGTCACCCTGCTAGGGGCGAGTTTTTCCGCCTTCTTGCTGTGGAACGTGATCGGGCCCTACATCGTGCAGGATCGCCTGGGGCACAGTGCGCAGTATTTCGGCACCACGGCGCTTGGCGTGGGTGCTTGCTACTTGACCGGCACCTTGCTCAATCGCTTTTTGATTCGCGTAGTGACGTCGGACACGCTGATGTGGGCGGGCACCCTGATGTTCGTGGCGGGGGCGGGTGTGATTGCCTCGTCGGCCGATGAGCTGAACCTGCCGAGGGTATTGGCCGGCATCATGTTGATCGCCTTTGCCCAGGGCTTCATCTTTTCCAACGCCATGGCCCGCTCCATGTCGTTGTTTCCTGATCGGGCGGGCGTTGCCGCCAGCCTGCAAGGGTGCTTGATGCTGGCGTTCGGTTCGGCTGCCTCGGCGTTGGCGAGTGTGTTGCCGTTGCACACCAACCTGGCGATCGGCGGGGTGTTCGGCGTGCTGTTCCTGGTGTCGCTGACCGGGATGGTGTCGCTTGGCAGGACGCGGCTGGCCGATTCGCCGGGGTTCGGCACTTAG
- a CDS encoding GAF domain-containing protein, translating to MTSANLIPQIPLSRAERAAIAEIESTTNLLTLVTRLTQMRCAAISKFSETDWIACAVHDEIHFGIQPGDAVALDTTFCNDIRLDPRPLIIPSVSQDKRYAGRPTPQKLGFESYIGLPIFLQNGDVFGTLCVMDSRATLLEDPDLIETLSIFSRLVGCIFSSHRELAES from the coding sequence ATGACGTCCGCAAACCTCATCCCGCAGATCCCGCTAAGCCGTGCTGAGCGAGCCGCCATCGCGGAAATAGAAAGCACCACCAACCTGCTCACGCTGGTCACCCGCCTGACGCAGATGCGCTGCGCCGCCATCTCGAAATTCAGCGAGACGGACTGGATCGCTTGCGCCGTACACGACGAAATACATTTCGGCATACAACCGGGCGATGCCGTAGCCCTCGATACCACCTTCTGCAACGACATACGCCTCGATCCACGCCCGCTGATCATCCCCAGCGTGAGCCAGGACAAACGCTACGCGGGCCGGCCGACGCCGCAGAAACTCGGCTTTGAAAGCTATATCGGGTTGCCGATCTTTCTTCAGAATGGAGACGTGTTCGGCACGCTGTGCGTCATGGATTCGCGCGCCACACTGCTTGAAGACCCTGACCTGATCGAAACCCTGAGCATTTTCTCCCGGCTGGTTGGCTGCATTTTTTCCTCACACCGAGAGCTGGCCGAGAGCTGA
- a CDS encoding SDR family oxidoreductase translates to MRGIALVTGGSRGIGAATALKLGTLGYTVVLTYAHDRLAAEQVVSAIDAAGGKAQARSLDIASESQVLALFDELDAIPEPLTLLVNHAGVTEGFSKLEALTFEQLQRVFQVNVFGAFMCAREAVRRMGYSHGGQGGVIVNVSSRAAELGGSGEWIHYAATKGALDSLTRGLAKEVARDGIRVNGVAPGLIDTDLHATNGKPERVADMAPGIPMGRAGLPEEVADCVAWIASAGAGYVTGAIVPVSGGR, encoded by the coding sequence ATGAGAGGGATTGCATTGGTCACCGGAGGCAGCCGCGGTATTGGCGCCGCGACTGCACTCAAACTCGGTACGCTCGGTTACACCGTCGTGCTCACTTACGCCCATGATCGTTTGGCTGCCGAGCAGGTTGTCAGCGCTATAGACGCGGCAGGCGGCAAGGCGCAAGCACGAAGTCTGGATATCGCTTCGGAGTCGCAAGTGTTAGCGCTTTTCGACGAGTTGGACGCTATACCCGAACCCCTCACGCTGCTGGTCAACCACGCGGGTGTGACTGAGGGCTTCAGCAAGCTTGAAGCGCTGACGTTCGAACAACTGCAACGGGTGTTTCAGGTCAATGTATTCGGCGCGTTCATGTGTGCGCGCGAAGCGGTGCGACGCATGGGGTATTCCCATGGCGGCCAGGGTGGAGTGATCGTCAATGTGTCCTCTCGCGCTGCCGAATTGGGTGGCAGCGGCGAGTGGATTCACTACGCGGCCACCAAAGGTGCACTGGACAGTCTGACGCGGGGGCTGGCCAAGGAGGTGGCGCGCGATGGTATTCGGGTCAACGGCGTAGCACCTGGGTTGATCGATACGGACCTGCATGCGACCAATGGCAAGCCCGAGCGGGTGGCGGATATGGCGCCGGGTATTCCGATGGGGCGCGCGGGGCTACCGGAAGAGGTGGCGGATTGCGTGGCCTGGATCGCTTCGGCGGGGGCGGGGTACGTGACGGGGGCGATCGTGCCGGTGTCCGGTGGGCGATAA
- a CDS encoding alkaline phosphatase D family protein yields MTSFDPSRRRILQVAGASLVLPGLAPAVLASIKDRPQLTDGVQSGDLLGDKAMVWSRCDRPARMVVEWDTRSVFSNPRRLVSALADASTDFTARVELTGLPVDQAIFYRVQFEDAQSGVASEPWFGHLRSAPSQRRDIRFVWSGDTVGQGFGINPDIGGMRIYEAMRLRLPDFFINSGDTIYADGPVPETLTTENGRIWRNITTEAKSKVAETLADYRGAYRYNLMDENVRRFNAEVPQIWQWDDHEVTNNWSPSKQLDSRYHTKDINALVGNARQAWLEYSPMRRQQADNGGRIYRKLSYGPLLDIFVLDMRSYRGPNDANLAEKPSADTAFMGPAQVEWLKAGLKNSQAQWKVIAADMPIGLGVPDGEVSPGVGRWEAIANADNGAPKGRELEMADLLGFLRQHKVANTVWLTADVHYCAAHHYHPERAAFQDFEPFWEFVAGPLNAGSFGPNPLDGTFGPEVVFQKAPPAQNTSPFAGYQFFGEVRIEGQSGEMTVQLRDLDGVVVFEQRLQPV; encoded by the coding sequence ATGACCTCATTCGACCCGAGCCGCCGTCGTATCCTTCAGGTAGCCGGTGCCAGCCTGGTGCTGCCCGGCCTGGCACCGGCCGTCCTCGCCTCGATCAAGGACCGACCGCAGCTCACCGACGGTGTGCAATCCGGCGACTTGCTGGGGGACAAGGCCATGGTCTGGAGCCGGTGCGACCGGCCGGCGCGGATGGTGGTGGAGTGGGACACCCGCAGCGTGTTCAGCAACCCGCGACGGCTGGTCTCGGCACTGGCCGATGCAAGTACCGACTTCACCGCGCGGGTCGAGCTGACCGGGCTACCCGTGGACCAGGCAATCTTCTATCGCGTGCAATTCGAGGATGCGCAAAGCGGCGTGGCCAGCGAGCCCTGGTTCGGCCACCTGCGCAGCGCGCCGAGCCAGCGCCGCGACATCCGTTTCGTCTGGAGCGGCGACACGGTCGGCCAGGGCTTCGGCATCAACCCGGACATCGGTGGCATGCGCATCTACGAAGCCATGCGCCTGCGCCTGCCGGACTTCTTTATCAACAGCGGCGACACCATCTACGCCGACGGCCCAGTGCCGGAGACCTTGACCACCGAAAACGGCCGCATCTGGCGAAACATTACCACCGAGGCCAAGAGCAAGGTCGCCGAGACCCTGGCCGACTATCGCGGCGCCTATCGCTACAACCTGATGGACGAAAACGTGCGTCGCTTCAACGCCGAAGTGCCGCAGATCTGGCAATGGGACGACCACGAAGTGACCAACAACTGGTCGCCGAGCAAGCAACTGGACTCGCGTTATCACACCAAGGACATCAACGCCTTGGTGGGCAATGCTCGTCAGGCCTGGCTCGAATATTCGCCCATGCGCCGCCAGCAAGCCGACAACGGCGGGCGTATCTACCGCAAGCTCAGCTATGGGCCGCTGCTGGATATCTTCGTGCTCGATATGCGCAGCTATCGTGGCCCTAACGATGCCAATCTGGCAGAAAAACCGAGCGCGGATACTGCCTTCATGGGGCCCGCCCAGGTGGAGTGGCTCAAGGCCGGACTGAAAAACTCCCAGGCGCAGTGGAAAGTGATCGCGGCAGACATGCCCATAGGCCTGGGCGTACCGGACGGTGAGGTCAGCCCCGGAGTCGGCCGCTGGGAAGCGATTGCCAATGCCGACAATGGCGCGCCCAAGGGTCGCGAGCTGGAGATGGCTGATCTGCTCGGATTCCTGCGCCAGCACAAGGTCGCCAACACGGTGTGGCTGACGGCGGATGTGCACTATTGCGCCGCGCATCACTATCACCCGGAGCGCGCGGCGTTTCAGGATTTCGAGCCGTTCTGGGAATTCGTCGCCGGGCCGTTGAATGCCGGAAGCTTCGGGCCTAATCCGCTGGATGGGACCTTTGGGCCTGAGGTGGTGTTTCAAAAGGCACCGCCTGCGCAAAATACGTCGCCCTTTGCCGGGTATCAGTTTTTTGGGGAAGTACGGATTGAAGGGCAAAGTGGCGAGATGACCGTGCAGCTTCGCGACCTCGATGGGGTCGTGGTGTTCGAGCAGCGCCTGCAGCCAGTCTGA
- a CDS encoding DUF3077 domain-containing protein: MTAITEITTRGIATFAPCNAQNQRLFRLNPGICVIEALEHASLLMASANELTLLGSNGEPQSNLVWAAHYLGDMAKAIIDDVTLGLQNAQYSDKPASRQSASSPSTAQ, encoded by the coding sequence GTGACCGCAATAACCGAAATCACCACCCGCGGCATTGCCACCTTTGCGCCCTGCAATGCGCAGAACCAGCGCCTGTTCCGCCTCAACCCAGGCATCTGCGTGATCGAGGCCCTGGAGCATGCCTCACTGCTGATGGCCTCGGCTAACGAGCTCACCTTGCTCGGCAGCAATGGCGAACCGCAGAGCAATCTGGTCTGGGCCGCGCACTATCTCGGCGACATGGCCAAAGCCATTATCGATGACGTCACCCTCGGGCTGCAGAACGCCCAGTACAGCGATAAACCGGCTTCCCGGCAATCCGCCTCGTCCCCATCCACCGCACAGTAA
- a CDS encoding 2OG-Fe(II) oxygenase translates to MASTSQALPLTLSPEFDFDHNAASDFGTSLNSSYVQATPFPHIVIDNFLNDELIANICKHFPIEQTHNEMLYERGYKGQLKRQISPNECSPFLKTVFNAFNSAPMLQFLEKLTGIEGLIPDPYFAGGGLHETRTGGFLGVHSDFRLNKKLNVERRLNIIIYLNADWQEAYGGHLELWDVGMKKCLKKILPIYNRCVIFNTDKDSNHGHPEPLTTPENITRRSVALYYYTARAVPSEPGERNKTHYKPRPKDLLSFGYYANKWFKKKK, encoded by the coding sequence ATGGCATCCACCTCCCAGGCGCTACCTCTGACGTTGTCTCCGGAATTCGACTTTGATCACAATGCAGCCAGCGATTTCGGTACCTCGCTGAACAGTAGCTACGTCCAGGCGACGCCTTTCCCGCACATCGTTATCGATAACTTCCTGAATGACGAGCTGATCGCGAATATCTGCAAGCACTTCCCGATCGAGCAAACCCACAACGAGATGTTGTATGAGCGTGGCTACAAGGGCCAGCTCAAGCGCCAAATCAGCCCCAACGAATGCTCACCCTTTTTGAAAACAGTTTTCAACGCGTTCAACTCGGCGCCCATGCTCCAGTTTCTGGAAAAGCTCACGGGCATCGAGGGTCTGATTCCTGACCCTTATTTCGCTGGGGGCGGGCTGCATGAGACGAGAACTGGCGGATTCCTCGGGGTGCACTCAGATTTCAGGCTGAACAAAAAGCTCAATGTCGAGCGCCGACTCAATATCATCATCTATCTGAATGCGGACTGGCAGGAGGCATACGGGGGGCATCTGGAACTGTGGGATGTCGGGATGAAGAAATGCCTGAAAAAGATCCTGCCAATTTATAACCGTTGTGTGATTTTCAATACAGATAAAGACAGTAATCACGGGCATCCAGAGCCGTTGACCACGCCGGAAAACATTACTCGCAGGTCTGTAGCGCTTTATTACTACACTGCTAGAGCCGTACCAAGTGAGCCTGGCGAAAGGAACAAAACCCATTACAAACCTCGGCCAAAGGATCTGCTGAGTTTCGGGTATTACGCGAATAAATGGTTCAAGAAGAAAAAGTAA
- the queA gene encoding tRNA preQ1(34) S-adenosylmethionine ribosyltransferase-isomerase QueA, protein MRVADFSFELPDSLIARHPLAERHGSRLLVLDGPSGALDHRQFIDLPGYLRPGDLMVFNNTRVIPARVFGQKASGGKLEILVERVLDTHSVLAHVRSSKSPKPGSMILIDGGGEAEMVARHDALFELRFNEEVLPLLDRVGHMPLPPYIDRPDEGADRERYQTVYAERSGAVAAPTAGLHFDEPLLQVIKDKGVETAFVTLHVGAGTFQPVRVEKLEDHHMHKEWLEVSQDVVDAVHACKARGGRVIAVGTTSVRSLESAARSGELKPFSGDTDIFIFPGRPFHVVDALVTNFHLPESTLLMLVSAFAGYRETIAAYKAAVDNAYRFFSYGDAMFITRNPQACGPEDQA, encoded by the coding sequence ATGCGCGTCGCTGATTTCTCCTTCGAACTCCCCGATTCCCTGATCGCTCGCCACCCGTTGGCCGAGCGCCATGGCAGCCGTCTGCTGGTCCTCGATGGGCCGAGCGGGGCGCTGGATCATCGTCAATTCATCGACCTGCCGGGCTATCTGCGCCCAGGCGACCTGATGGTGTTCAACAACACCCGGGTGATTCCTGCACGGGTGTTCGGGCAAAAAGCGTCGGGCGGCAAGCTGGAAATTCTGGTGGAGCGGGTGCTCGACACCCACAGCGTGCTGGCCCATGTGCGTTCTAGCAAGTCGCCCAAGCCCGGCTCGATGATTCTGATCGACGGCGGTGGCGAGGCCGAGATGGTCGCGCGCCACGATGCGTTGTTCGAGCTGCGTTTCAATGAAGAAGTGCTGCCGCTGCTCGACCGCGTCGGCCATATGCCGCTGCCGCCGTACATCGATCGTCCGGACGAGGGCGCCGATCGCGAGCGCTATCAAACGGTGTACGCCGAGCGCTCCGGCGCCGTTGCAGCCCCCACCGCGGGCTTGCACTTCGATGAGCCATTGCTGCAAGTCATCAAAGACAAGGGCGTCGAAACCGCCTTTGTGACCTTGCATGTCGGCGCGGGCACCTTCCAGCCGGTGCGGGTCGAGAAGCTCGAAGATCACCACATGCATAAAGAGTGGCTCGAGGTGAGCCAGGACGTGGTCGATGCCGTGCATGCCTGCAAGGCGCGCGGCGGTCGGGTGATCGCGGTGGGCACGACCAGCGTGCGTTCGCTCGAAAGTGCCGCCCGAAGCGGCGAGCTCAAGCCGTTCAGCGGCGACACCGATATCTTCATTTTCCCGGGCCGGCCGTTTCATGTGGTCGATGCCCTGGTGACCAATTTCCATTTGCCGGAATCCACGCTGCTGATGCTGGTGTCGGCGTTTGCGGGTTATCGCGAGACCATCGCCGCCTACAAGGCCGCTGTGGATAACGCCTACCGCTTCTTCAGTTACGGTGATGCGATGTTCATCACCCGCAATCCGCAAGCGTGCGGCCCAGAGGATCAAGCATGA
- the tgt gene encoding tRNA guanosine(34) transglycosylase Tgt, with translation MSFELLATDGKARRGRLTFPRGVVETPAFMPVGTYGTVKGMLPRDIEATGAQIILGNTFHLWLRPGTEVIKAHGDLHDFMQWKGPILTDSGGFQVFSLGAMRKIKEEGVTFASPVDGAKVFMGPEESMQVQRDLGSDIVMIFDECTPYPADEDVARVSMELSLRWAQRSKNAHGENTAALFGIVQGGMHENLRKRSLEGLDKIGFDGLAIGGLSVGEPKHEMIKVLDYLPGLMPADKPRYLMGVGKPEDLVEGVRRGVDMFDCVMPTRNARNGHLFIDTGVLKIRNAFHRHDDSPLDPTCDCYTCQNFSRAYLHHLDKCGEMLGSMLNTIHNLRHYQVLMAGLREAIQQGTLAAFVDAFYAKRGLVTPPLA, from the coding sequence ATGTCTTTTGAATTGCTGGCCACCGATGGCAAGGCCCGTCGTGGTCGCCTGACGTTCCCCCGTGGCGTGGTCGAGACCCCGGCCTTCATGCCGGTGGGCACTTATGGCACGGTCAAGGGCATGCTGCCGCGGGATATCGAGGCGACCGGTGCGCAGATCATCCTCGGCAACACCTTTCACCTGTGGCTGCGCCCGGGTACGGAAGTGATCAAGGCCCACGGCGATCTGCACGATTTCATGCAGTGGAAGGGCCCGATTCTGACCGACTCCGGTGGCTTCCAGGTGTTCAGCCTGGGCGCGATGCGCAAGATCAAGGAGGAGGGCGTGACCTTCGCCTCGCCGGTGGATGGCGCGAAGGTGTTCATGGGGCCAGAAGAGTCGATGCAGGTGCAGCGCGACCTGGGCTCCGACATCGTGATGATTTTCGACGAATGCACGCCGTACCCGGCCGATGAGGACGTGGCGCGGGTGTCGATGGAACTGTCGTTGCGCTGGGCTCAGCGCTCGAAGAATGCGCATGGCGAAAACACCGCTGCACTGTTCGGTATCGTGCAGGGCGGCATGCATGAAAACTTGCGCAAACGCTCGCTGGAAGGCCTCGACAAGATCGGCTTCGACGGCTTGGCCATCGGCGGTCTGTCGGTGGGCGAACCCAAGCACGAGATGATCAAGGTGCTGGATTATCTGCCAGGCCTGATGCCTGCTGACAAACCTCGTTACCTTATGGGCGTTGGCAAACCGGAAGATCTGGTGGAGGGTGTGCGCCGCGGTGTGGACATGTTCGATTGCGTGATGCCAACCCGCAATGCCCGCAACGGGCATCTGTTCATCGACACCGGCGTGTTGAAGATCCGTAACGCGTTCCATCGCCATGATGATTCGCCGCTCGATCCGACCTGCGATTGCTACACCTGCCAGAACTTCTCTCGCGCTTATCTGCATCACCTGGACAAGTGCGGCGAAATGCTGGGGAGTATGTTGAATACGATCCACAATTTGCGTCATTACCAGGTGCTGATGGCTGGTTTGCGCGAGGCTATTCAACAAGGTACATTGGCCGCCTTTGTCGATGCCTTCTACGCCAAACGCGGGCTTGTTACGCCGCCTTTGGCTTGA
- the yajC gene encoding preprotein translocase subunit YajC, translating into MSFFISDAFADAAAPAAAGPMGGGFEWIFLVGFLVIFYLMIWRPQAKRAKEQKNLLGGLSKGDEVVTTGGIAGKINKVTDDFVVIEVSDTVELKIQKGSIAATLPKGTLKAI; encoded by the coding sequence ATGAGCTTTTTTATCTCTGATGCTTTTGCCGATGCTGCTGCACCGGCAGCCGCCGGCCCGATGGGCGGTGGTTTCGAGTGGATCTTCCTGGTCGGCTTCCTGGTCATCTTCTACCTGATGATCTGGCGTCCACAGGCCAAGCGCGCCAAAGAGCAGAAGAACCTGCTGGGCGGCCTGTCCAAGGGTGACGAAGTGGTCACCACCGGTGGTATCGCTGGCAAGATCAACAAAGTTACCGACGACTTCGTAGTTATTGAAGTATCGGACACTGTAGAGCTGAAGATTCAGAAGGGTTCGATCGCCGCAACCCTGCCAAAAGGCACGCTCAAAGCGATCTAA
- the secD gene encoding protein translocase subunit SecD: MLNKYPLWKYILILAVLAIGFIYSAPNLYPDDAAIQVTGASTALQVSQAELDLASKALTDAGIPVKAAALAANGKGGLIRLQKAEDQLPAKDVVRKAMGDDYVVALNLAPTTPNWLRHLGASPMKLGLDLSGGVHFLLAVDMDKALDARMKIYDGDVKTALRKEQVRYRSLPPQDGAIVLGFADDAARDQAQAIIKKAYTDFVITPSQRGDTPVLSLAMTPAKISEIREYSLKQNLTTVRNRVNELGVAEPLVQRQGANRIVVELPGVQDTAEAKRILGKTANLEFRLGAGPDDSRATTESFEFRDGSRPPAAVERGLIITGDQVTDAQASYDEHGAPQVNIKLDGHGGDLMSRATRSNVGRSMAVIFIEQKPTTRYVKQMVDGVEKDVAEQTFTEEKKIISLATIQSPLGSQFRITGLNGQGESSELALLLRAGGLAAPMYFAEERTIGPSLGADNITKGTHAALWGMLFVSIFIMVIYRFFGLIATVALAFNMVMLLALMSLLGATLTLPGIAGIVLTMGMAVDANVLIFSRIREEIANGMSVQRAIHEGFDRAYTAIIDANLTTLLVGGILFAMGTGPIKGFAVTMSLGIFTSMFTAIMVTRAMVNLIYGGRDFKKLWI; this comes from the coding sequence ATGCTGAACAAATACCCTCTGTGGAAATACATTCTGATCCTGGCGGTGCTGGCGATCGGTTTTATTTATTCCGCACCCAATCTCTATCCTGACGACGCGGCCATTCAGGTCACTGGCGCGAGCACTGCTTTGCAGGTCTCTCAGGCAGAACTGGATCTGGCGAGCAAAGCGCTCACCGATGCCGGTATTCCGGTCAAGGCGGCCGCACTGGCTGCCAATGGCAAAGGCGGGCTGATCCGTCTGCAAAAAGCTGAAGACCAGCTGCCAGCCAAGGACGTGGTGCGCAAGGCCATGGGGGACGATTACGTCGTAGCCCTGAACCTGGCCCCGACCACGCCGAACTGGCTGCGTCACCTGGGCGCGAGCCCGATGAAGCTGGGTCTGGACTTGTCGGGCGGTGTGCATTTCCTGCTGGCAGTCGACATGGACAAGGCCTTGGACGCGCGCATGAAGATTTATGACGGCGACGTCAAGACCGCGCTGCGCAAGGAGCAAGTACGCTATCGCAGCCTGCCGCCGCAGGATGGCGCGATCGTACTGGGCTTCGCGGATGACGCGGCCCGCGATCAAGCGCAGGCGATCATCAAGAAGGCCTACACAGATTTCGTCATCACCCCTTCCCAGCGCGGTGACACGCCGGTGCTGAGCCTGGCGATGACGCCGGCGAAAATTTCCGAGATTCGTGAATACTCGCTCAAGCAGAACTTGACCACCGTGCGTAACCGGGTCAACGAGCTGGGTGTGGCCGAGCCGCTGGTACAGCGCCAGGGCGCCAACCGTATCGTCGTCGAGCTGCCGGGCGTGCAGGACACCGCCGAAGCCAAGCGTATCCTCGGCAAGACGGCCAACCTGGAGTTCCGTCTCGGTGCCGGCCCGGATGATTCCCGCGCGACCACCGAGTCCTTCGAATTCCGTGATGGCAGCCGTCCGCCGGCCGCCGTCGAGCGTGGCCTGATCATCACCGGTGACCAGGTCACCGACGCCCAGGCCAGCTACGACGAGCACGGCGCGCCGCAGGTGAACATCAAGCTGGATGGCCACGGCGGCGACCTGATGAGCCGCGCAACGCGCAGCAATGTCGGGCGCAGCATGGCGGTGATCTTCATCGAGCAGAAACCGACCACCCGCTACGTCAAGCAGATGGTCGACGGCGTCGAGAAAGACGTCGCCGAGCAGACTTTCACCGAAGAGAAAAAGATCATCAGCCTGGCGACCATCCAGTCGCCGCTGGGCAGTCAGTTCCGCATCACCGGCCTGAATGGCCAGGGTGAGTCGTCCGAGCTGGCACTGCTGCTGCGTGCCGGTGGCCTGGCGGCGCCGATGTACTTCGCCGAAGAGCGCACCATCGGCCCGAGCCTGGGTGCCGACAACATCACCAAGGGTACCCACGCGGCGCTCTGGGGCATGCTGTTCGTGTCGATCTTCATCATGGTCATCTACCGTTTCTTCGGCTTGATCGCGACCGTGGCCCTGGCCTTCAACATGGTCATGCTGCTGGCGTTGATGTCGCTGCTGGGTGCCACCCTGACCTTGCCGGGTATTGCCGGTATCGTCTTGACCATGGGCATGGCGGTGGACGCCAACGTGCTGATCTTCTCGCGGATACGTGAAGAGATCGCCAACGGCATGAGTGTGCAACGCGCGATCCATGAAGGTTTCGACCGTGCCTATACGGCAATCATCGACGCCAACCTGACTACCTTGCTGGTGGGCGGGATTCTGTTCGCGATGGGGACCGGGCCGATCAAAGGCTTTGCCGTCACCATGTCCCTCGGGATCTTTACCTCGATGTTCACGGCCATCATGGTGACCCGCGCGATGGTCAACCTGATCTACGGCGGCCGCGACTTCAAGAAGTTGTGGATTTAA